In Fragaria vesca subsp. vesca linkage group LG1, FraVesHawaii_1.0, whole genome shotgun sequence, the sequence GGTTCGTGAGAGTACGGACCACCAGGTGCACTGCTAAATACATAATTACCCCTGAAAAGAGGATGAGAGCTATAAATTTTTAAGCTTTTCTTTTCTGGAATTAACTACCCAAAGTCAAACTAAAACTTATCAGCTAATCAATACTGCATACGCCTTTTTCAGCCATGATTCTTTTCTTTAAAACCATTTATGCAAAAGAATGACTTGGGAATCAGGTATATATGGTTACGGGAACAGCCCAAACACTGAACTAACTATCAGGTGAGCCTGTTCATGAATTCATATTTGTTTGGGTGTGTTTCAGTTTGAAAAAAATATGCGCACATATATGTATATATATACAGAGAGAGAGAGAGAGAGAGAGAGAGAGAGAGAGAGAGAGAGAGAGAGAGAGAGAGAGANGAGAGAGAGAGAGATGATCATTCTAAACTTCAATGATTTTTTCTCAAAAAATGAAGTCCATCTGATTGACCCTGGCATGTGGTCCTTTAATCCAAACCATCCATCCATCCATTCTCTAAGACTTCTGTCAAGGTACGTGGTAACCAAACAAACAGTAACTAAATAACAAATTGCTAACCTATTTTAATTGTCAACATAATAATTTCAGCATTTAACAACAATTTTTTTTTAGTATCTGATCATAGTTATATGGCTAAAGAGATGCTTGTTCAGTTAATGATCAAGTAAGGATTATACTTAAATGGGTCATTGTTCAATTCATGATGGAAATCACAGGCATTAGCTTTTTTTTCCCCTAAAATCTAGGGATCTCAAATTAGAAGCTCCATGTATATAAACACACCAAGTCCACCAGAGTTACAATGACAACAACCTTCGCTCTATTTCCCTTGGTCTCTTTGGATCCGCAAAACGAACAATCAATGGCTGGGCACAACCCTGAAGTAATATCGAAAAAAGGATCAAATGTACATACCTTCTAAGTACAATGAGATGGTAAAGATTAGAAAACAATTGAAAAGCATTACTCTCATAACAAAGGTTCCATTTAAAGCTTTGATTGCTGCCAGAGCCATAACTCCACTGGAAAATTTAACAAACCCGGTTCCTTCAAAACCAAAGTAATGAACTACATTAAGAAAATAACTAAATATATGTTGTATAAAGAATCATTCATAAGCTTTTTACATAAATATGCCGCAACAATAAAACAAACAAGAGCTCATGCCATTGGTTGTAAATGAATAACAACAGCTGAAATTTTGAGACATGAACTGATGTGCTGACACAGACAATACTACTGGATTTATCATCCACCAATATACAGATATTTTATTAATTTTTAAGCACGGTAATTAATTGCAGTGCTTGTGAGGCAGTAGTATCCTAGACAACTTTAGATCAAAATTCCAACATAGAGACACTGATAAGTGCCTAAACGTAGTTTTCTTCACTGTGCTGATTGTATATGATGGAACTCAAACTATTGAAGGATAGAGGTATCAACAATTTGGACATACCACGATTTGGCTTCATAATGTAGATATCTTCAATATGACCATAAGGTGAAAATATCTGTCATGAACAGCAATGAATCAGAAAACTTTGAAATAGTTAACCAAGTGTGTAACTACATATGGGTTAAGAACAACAATGTTCATTCCATAGAGGTAGTATCAATAAGAGAAGTTGTATAAACATAATAGTTCAATGTGCACACAAACATGATACATATATGTAATACATACATATATCAACTATTTAGCTAAGGTGGGGAACAACAAATTTCAGAACAAAACAATAGTAGACCGTACTTCCGCAATGTCTTCATTTGAAGCATCCGGGTGAATGCCACAAACATACAATCTGTCTTGCAGCCCTATCAAACAAACATGGAGAACAAAACACATCAGGTAATAAAGTGGGTGTTATGAGTGCTGCAATAGTAATTTTTAGTCCCAAATGCACCCTAATATCCATCAACCATGCAATAAACTACGCACATAATATCAAAACTATTGAAGTTCAAATATGTGTGAGAAATACTCTTTCTCTTCTTTAGCATCAAAGAAGAAGGAAAGTGACAGCAGGATTGTTTTTTCCCTCCCAAACAATATAAAAGGTCATATGCATTTGAAACTTACCGAGGCGTTCCCTCTCCCCATCAGCGAATCTTACTACGATAGGACTAGGTTCCTGGAAAAAATCGAATGCCACACACAGAAACCATTGATTATGTTACTATGATGACATCATTTGGGACCAATTAAACAATGTGGCAGAAGCTTAGCTCACCCCAGGAAAATAATGCTGACAATTTAAGGCTCGGATAGCCCTCTCTGCTGCATCTAATGTTGAATACTTGACGAAACAATTTCCTGCACGAGAAACACTAAACCTGTTACTGCTTTCTTACTTGATCGTACATACTACCCAAATAGCAATGTGGGTACCAAGCAAGTATCACACATTGTACGAGAAGAAACATATAGCATTCACAAGTTGGGACGAAACGAAAGAGATAAAAGTAATAACAGACATATCAAGAACATTGCGTTCCCAAATGGCCAACCTTGTTGGCCGCCATTCAGCTTATCCTTCAAAATATAAACCTCGACTATCTCTCCAAACTGTCCAAACAAGGACCGAATCTGACACATCGAGAGAAAGAAGAACGAGACATTATCGAGCAATCAAACGAGAAACGAACACACTATCAACAACAAGAGTAGGGAAACAAACAACTCACAACGTCGTCCGTGGCTGTTCGCGAAACTTGTTTCACATAAAGCTTGGCATGATTGGGGTTTTCAAAATTATCTGCAAACCAAAAACAAACAAAAAGAATGAAATGTAGATACAATGTACAGTATTGTGAGGTCAAATGAGAGAGAGAGAGAAGGGGAGACCTCTAGGATTAGAGTGTTGCCAAGCCCTTTTGCGTACGGAGAAGGGGACGGGATTGGGGAAGGCGGCATTGGGATCGTGGTGGTGGTGGGGATGGAAGTCGAGGTGGTGAGGAGGAGGATGGTGGGCCATGTTGTTGTTATGGTGGGGATCGAGGGAGGGCCAAGAACAAGTCCCGTGGGACTGCTGCTGTGGCTCTCCGTGCCAATCCAGCTTCACTGACTCTAATTTTGCAGACTTGATTTTTTGGGTGCGGAAGAAGAAGCATAAGAAAAATCAAAAGCGCGACAAGAGCATTTTAGAGTTTTACGGTTGCACGACTGCCGATTCCTCAGTGACCAAATAGGAGTCGGTTCGGTACTGCGGTTCTATTTTATTAATTCTTTTTTTCTTTTTTTATAAATATTTTATTTTATAAAGGGACGTAAAAAACCAAGTACCCTAATCAATTTTGATACCAATATGCGAGGACGACGCAAAAATACAAACCTGTTAGGAATATAGAAGGGGTTGCCCCAGAAGAGCTAGTGATAGAAGAGGGAGTGTCAATGGAGAACATCGATGCCATGGTTGTAAATTAAGCATGTATCCTCCTTGGCTCTTGCAGGGCTGTGGATTTGAGGTCGTCGAAAGGGAATGGTCTGCAACAGGCGGAGGCTTTTTGGTGGGAAGTTGCTCATTGCACGCGATTTCAATCGCAGATCATTCATGAGAATGTTTGAGACTAAATGAGAACTTACGAGTTGAACCTGTTGAAGGAGGAAGGATGCTTTTTTCTTTCTTGAATCCAAACGACAAAAATAGGGCTGGAAGCATGGACGGAGCAAGGATTTTGAAATCAACCGGGCTCAATTCTCATTGTATAAATTTTTTTGAAATAGCATAATACTTCTGATATAGATTGCTCTCCGCTCACTTATGAAGCACAATGTTGATTATTGACTATTGACAGTTGATTAGGATACTAGGATACTTATTACACAAAAGAAAACCAAGGATAAGAGTTGTGCGTGTCGACATCTCTCGAGATAAAAAAGAAAACCAACGCTAAAACACAAAAGAAAACGAGATATAGTCTATAATTACTATCTATGAGATTTTATGGTTATTGTACAAGCTGTATACTCGTGTATTTTTCCATTGTAGGGTGTTGGCATTATGTGAATCAAATATTGCAAATTCTCCAACAGGATGCAGTAGTTGGTTTCTACATTTGATAACTTTTTTCCTGTCATCGTACTCATAGTTTTGTTTCTTCTTTTTCTCTTACCTTATTCCCTCTTATACAACACCCACCTCCGGCAACATCACCCAGTTGCTGGAGGATAGTCGCCCGGCTGATATGCTTCTAGGCACCTTCGTAAAGTAAACTTCCTGAGGAAGACAATCGAAAAACCCATGAGTTTCAAAGGTTTGGGTGAAACTCGGTGACAAGCCACCAAATCTTTATTTTCAGTGACACCCTGCCGAAACTAACTACGTCTTTTCTGCTCTGCAGAAAGGTTTCCCTAGCTATGCATCATTCGTTTTAGATCATCTCCCATATAAAACTATTGACAACTCGTGTCTGTTTTATAACAAAATGTTCATCACTGTATGTCGCTGACTTGCGCAAACGACATTGTGCGCCACACCTGCCAAACTCCAGGTAACTTGTCAGTCGTAAAGGAGGTCAACCACGATATCTGATGAGAGACAGAATGAGATAGAGCAAAAAAAAAAAAAAAGAAAAAGAAACGAAGAAAATAGTAGCCATCTTACCTAACCGTACGACAACTCTTGCAAGTAGTTTAGTAAAGTTGTTTTACAATTAAGTTTTAAGAGACAAAGAATGAATAACTAGCCATGAAAAAGAAAAAACGAAAAAATAAAATAAAATAAAAACTTTATGCATGTTATTATGAATTCATAGAGCAGAAATACAAAGCTTAATGAAGTTTCATCGACTTAGGTGTCTAGACAATAGAAGATATCAATGCCAATAAGCTTTAACCAGTAAACCTTGCCAAAGCCAAAATCCTGTTCTTGGAACAACTCGTAAGTCTCAACATAGAATTTTCATGTTGATCCTTTCATTTCATAGTCACTGTCCCGGCAACTAATCCTTCTACTGTTCTAAAATATAACCAGAATCAGAAATATCAAGAAAAAGGAAATGTAGAAATGACCACTGTATTCGAAAGATAAATTATGTACTGTGCAAATGTCATTAGTTGAGAAGGAACAGAAAATATGCCTCTGCCTCTATTTCTTGTACTGCTTTATCTCTTTGGTTATGCCATCAGCAAGCGAATCAACATCATTGTTCTTCCCAAAAAATTTAACAAAGTCCATACTAGGGCTCATCAAGTACCTGCACAAGAACCAACAATTATAGAGGCATAGAGCATAAAGATATATCTTTACAATACAGAAAGAAAAGTATAAA encodes:
- the LOC101307626 gene encoding flowering time control protein FCA-like, with product MAHHPPPHHLDFHPHHHHDPNAAFPNPVPFSVRKRAWQHSNPRDNFENPNHAKLYVKQVSRTATDDVIRSLFGQFGEIVEVYILKDKLNGGQQGNCFVKYSTLDAAERAIRALNCQHYFPGEPSPIVVRFADGERERLGLQDRLYVCGIHPDASNEDIAEIFSPYGHIEDIYIMKPNRGTGFVKFSSGVMALAAIKALNGTFVMRGCAQPLIVRFADPKRPREIERRGNYVFSSAPGGPYSHEPVRPVSDHSGSNGGQNFPNAAYPVQQVSQPPIPYLANQEPLASTVMQPTFPPLRPPLQLSRMPLQQTQITPTSSQSSQVAVTEMQKLHLPQSPGQILGQQQGSQTFSSNSTSSALPSSHEITDPLECDWSEHTCPDGYKYYYNCETCESKWDKPEEFALFEKQLQTQAQPNNPSHHLQSVSLVPSTQIVCQNQQELNQVQLQSETSPVVGPTCV